Proteins from one Sphaeramia orbicularis chromosome 17, fSphaOr1.1, whole genome shotgun sequence genomic window:
- the klhl18 gene encoding kelch-like protein 18 isoform X1, which yields MLSVCPKPVVSSVCPKPVVSSVCPKPVVSSVCPTPVVSSVCPAPVMCRRIDSSVLCWCLQVGDHKFSAHRIVLAASIPYFHAMFTNDMVECKQDEILMQGMDPSALEALINFAYSGHVAIDQQNVQSLLIGSSFLQLQNVKDACCSFLQERLHPKNCLGVRQFAETMMCTTLYDSANSFLHQHFVEVSLSDEFLSLRTEEVLELVGCDELNIKAEEQVFEAVLSWVYHDRGRRETLLPELLSKIRLPLCRPQFLSDRVQQDELIRCCHKCRDLVDEAKDFHLMPERRPHLPAFKTRQRCCTSITGLIYAVGGLNSSGDSLNVVEVFDPIGNFWERCQPMRTARSRVGVAVINGLLYAIGGYDGQSRLSTVEVYNPETDSWTRVSSMNTQRSAMGTVVIDGHIFVCGGYDGKSSLNSVECYSPETDRWTVVTEMSASRSAAGVTVFDGRIFVSGGHDGLQIFNTVEYYNHHTNRWHPAAAMLNKRCRHGAAALGSHMYVAGGYDGSGFLSGAEVFSSASGQWSHLVAMNTRRSRVSLVATSGRLYAVGGYDGQSNLSSVETWNPDTERWSFMAPMGSHEGGVGVGCIPLQPA from the exons ATGTTGTCGGTTTGTCCTAAACCTGTCGTGTCGTCGGTTTGTCCTAAACCTGTCGTGTCGTCGGTTTGTCCTAAACCTGTCGTGTCGTCGGTTTGTCCTACACCTGTCGTGTCGTCGGTTTGTCCTGCACCTGTCATGT GTCGTCGGATTGATTCCTCTGTTCTGTGTTGGTGTCTTCAGGTCGGGGATCATAAGTTCAGCGCTCACCGCATCGTGTTGGCCGCCTCCATCCCATACTTCCACGCCATGTTCACCAACGACATGGTGGAGTGTAAACAGGATGAGATCCTGATGCAGGGCATGGACCCCAG TGCTCTGGAGGCTCTCATAAACTTTGCGTACAGCGGTCACGTTGCCATCGATCAGCAGAACGTTCAGTCTCTTCTGATTGGCTCCAGTTTCCTACAGCTGCAGAACGTTAAGGACGCTTGCTGCTCATTCCTGCAGGAGAG GTTACATCCAAAGAACTGCCTGGGTGTGCGTCAGTTTGCAGAGACCATGATGTGTACGACACTGTACGACTCGGCCAACAGCTTCCTCCATCAGCACTTTGTAGAGGTGTCCTTATCTGATGAGTTCTTGAGTCTGAGGACGGAGGAGGTTCTGGAGTTGGTGGGCTGCGATGAACTCAACATCAAGGCAGAGGAACAG GTGTTCGAGGCGGTCCTGTCCTGGGTTTATCATGATCGTGGTCGCCGTGAGACTTTGCTACCAGAGCTGCTGTCAAAAATTCGACTGCCGCTGTGTCGACCTCAGTTCCTGTCAGACCGAGTTCAACAGGATGAACTCATACGCTGCTGCCACAAATGCAG AGACCTGGTGGACGAAGCCAAAGACTTCCACCTGATGCCTGAGCGCCGGCCTCACCTGCCCGCCTTCAAAACCCGACAGCGCTGCTGCACCTCTATCACAGGACTCATCTACGCCGTGGGCGGACTCAACAGCTCAG GCGACTCATTAAACGTAGTTGAGGTGTTTGATCCGATTGGGAACTTCTGGGAGCGCTGTCAGCCTATGAGGACGGCCCGCAGCAGAGTGGGCGTGGCTGTCATTAATGGGCTGCTTTACGCCATTGGAGGCTACGATGGCCAATCACGACTCAGCACAGTGGAGGTGTACAACCCCGAGACAGACAGCTGGACACGAGTATCGAGCATGAACACACAGCGCAG CGCCATGGGAACTGTTGTGATTGATGGGCACATCTTCGTGTGTGGTGGATACGATGGAAAGTCTTCTCTGAACTCAGTAGAGTGTTACTCACCTGAGACCGACAG GTGGACAGTTGTCACGGAGATGAGTGCCAGTCGTAGTGCTGCCGGGGTAACTGTTTTTGATGGGCGCATCTTTGTCTCGGGCGGCCATGATGGTTTACAGATCTTCAACACG GTGGAGTATTACAACCACCACACCAACCGCTGGCACCCAGCGGCGGCCATGTTGAACAAGCGCTGTCGTCATGGCGCCGCAGCGCTGGGCAGTCACATGTACGTGGCGGGTGGGTACGACGGCTCCGGTTTCCTGAGCGGAGCCGAAGTGTTCAGCTCAGCCTCGGGACAGTGGAGCCACCTGGTGGCCATGAACACGCGCCGCAGCCGGGTGTCGCTGGTGGCCACGTCTGGCCGGTTGTACGCAGTGGGCGGCTATGACGGACAGTCCAACCTGAGCTCTGTGGAGACGTGGAACCCAGACACGGAGCGGTGGAGCTTCATGGCCCCAATGGGGAGCCACGAGGGCGGGGTGGGCGTTGGCTGCATCCCCCTGCAGCCTGCCTag
- the klhl18 gene encoding kelch-like protein 18 isoform X3, with translation MWRRFLSFNVGDHKFSAHRIVLAASIPYFHAMFTNDMVECKQDEILMQGMDPSALEALINFAYSGHVAIDQQNVQSLLIGSSFLQLQNVKDACCSFLQERLHPKNCLGVRQFAETMMCTTLYDSANSFLHQHFVEVSLSDEFLSLRTEEVLELVGCDELNIKAEEQVFEAVLSWVYHDRGRRETLLPELLSKIRLPLCRPQFLSDRVQQDELIRCCHKCRDLVDEAKDFHLMPERRPHLPAFKTRQRCCTSITGLIYAVGGLNSSGDSLNVVEVFDPIGNFWERCQPMRTARSRVGVAVINGLLYAIGGYDGQSRLSTVEVYNPETDSWTRVSSMNTQRSAMGTVVIDGHIFVCGGYDGKSSLNSVECYSPETDRWTVVTEMSASRSAAGVTVFDGRIFVSGGHDGLQIFNTVEYYNHHTNRWHPAAAMLNKRCRHGAAALGSHMYVAGGYDGSGFLSGAEVFSSASGQWSHLVAMNTRRSRVSLVATSGRLYAVGGYDGQSNLSSVETWNPDTERWSFMAPMGSHEGGVGVGCIPLQPA, from the exons ATGTGGAGGAGATTCCTGTCATTTAAT GTCGGGGATCATAAGTTCAGCGCTCACCGCATCGTGTTGGCCGCCTCCATCCCATACTTCCACGCCATGTTCACCAACGACATGGTGGAGTGTAAACAGGATGAGATCCTGATGCAGGGCATGGACCCCAG TGCTCTGGAGGCTCTCATAAACTTTGCGTACAGCGGTCACGTTGCCATCGATCAGCAGAACGTTCAGTCTCTTCTGATTGGCTCCAGTTTCCTACAGCTGCAGAACGTTAAGGACGCTTGCTGCTCATTCCTGCAGGAGAG GTTACATCCAAAGAACTGCCTGGGTGTGCGTCAGTTTGCAGAGACCATGATGTGTACGACACTGTACGACTCGGCCAACAGCTTCCTCCATCAGCACTTTGTAGAGGTGTCCTTATCTGATGAGTTCTTGAGTCTGAGGACGGAGGAGGTTCTGGAGTTGGTGGGCTGCGATGAACTCAACATCAAGGCAGAGGAACAG GTGTTCGAGGCGGTCCTGTCCTGGGTTTATCATGATCGTGGTCGCCGTGAGACTTTGCTACCAGAGCTGCTGTCAAAAATTCGACTGCCGCTGTGTCGACCTCAGTTCCTGTCAGACCGAGTTCAACAGGATGAACTCATACGCTGCTGCCACAAATGCAG AGACCTGGTGGACGAAGCCAAAGACTTCCACCTGATGCCTGAGCGCCGGCCTCACCTGCCCGCCTTCAAAACCCGACAGCGCTGCTGCACCTCTATCACAGGACTCATCTACGCCGTGGGCGGACTCAACAGCTCAG GCGACTCATTAAACGTAGTTGAGGTGTTTGATCCGATTGGGAACTTCTGGGAGCGCTGTCAGCCTATGAGGACGGCCCGCAGCAGAGTGGGCGTGGCTGTCATTAATGGGCTGCTTTACGCCATTGGAGGCTACGATGGCCAATCACGACTCAGCACAGTGGAGGTGTACAACCCCGAGACAGACAGCTGGACACGAGTATCGAGCATGAACACACAGCGCAG CGCCATGGGAACTGTTGTGATTGATGGGCACATCTTCGTGTGTGGTGGATACGATGGAAAGTCTTCTCTGAACTCAGTAGAGTGTTACTCACCTGAGACCGACAG GTGGACAGTTGTCACGGAGATGAGTGCCAGTCGTAGTGCTGCCGGGGTAACTGTTTTTGATGGGCGCATCTTTGTCTCGGGCGGCCATGATGGTTTACAGATCTTCAACACG GTGGAGTATTACAACCACCACACCAACCGCTGGCACCCAGCGGCGGCCATGTTGAACAAGCGCTGTCGTCATGGCGCCGCAGCGCTGGGCAGTCACATGTACGTGGCGGGTGGGTACGACGGCTCCGGTTTCCTGAGCGGAGCCGAAGTGTTCAGCTCAGCCTCGGGACAGTGGAGCCACCTGGTGGCCATGAACACGCGCCGCAGCCGGGTGTCGCTGGTGGCCACGTCTGGCCGGTTGTACGCAGTGGGCGGCTATGACGGACAGTCCAACCTGAGCTCTGTGGAGACGTGGAACCCAGACACGGAGCGGTGGAGCTTCATGGCCCCAATGGGGAGCCACGAGGGCGGGGTGGGCGTTGGCTGCATCCCCCTGCAGCCTGCCTag
- the klhl18 gene encoding kelch-like protein 18 isoform X2, with translation MMGDVLCEELEDLVHFSVHDLPARGYVVMEEIRRQGKLCDVTLKVGDHKFSAHRIVLAASIPYFHAMFTNDMVECKQDEILMQGMDPSALEALINFAYSGHVAIDQQNVQSLLIGSSFLQLQNVKDACCSFLQERLHPKNCLGVRQFAETMMCTTLYDSANSFLHQHFVEVSLSDEFLSLRTEEVLELVGCDELNIKAEEQVFEAVLSWVYHDRGRRETLLPELLSKIRLPLCRPQFLSDRVQQDELIRCCHKCRDLVDEAKDFHLMPERRPHLPAFKTRQRCCTSITGLIYAVGGLNSSGDSLNVVEVFDPIGNFWERCQPMRTARSRVGVAVINGLLYAIGGYDGQSRLSTVEVYNPETDSWTRVSSMNTQRSAMGTVVIDGHIFVCGGYDGKSSLNSVECYSPETDRWTVVTEMSASRSAAGVTVFDGRIFVSGGHDGLQIFNTVEYYNHHTNRWHPAAAMLNKRCRHGAAALGSHMYVAGGYDGSGFLSGAEVFSSASGQWSHLVAMNTRRSRVSLVATSGRLYAVGGYDGQSNLSSVETWNPDTERWSFMAPMGSHEGGVGVGCIPLQPA, from the exons ATGATGGGAGACGTTCTCTGTGAAGAGCTTGAGGATTTGGTCCATTTCTCAGTGCACGACCTGCCAGCACGAGGCTATGTCGTCATGGAGGAAATCCGACGTCAGGGGAAACTTTGTGACGTCACGCTGAAG GTCGGGGATCATAAGTTCAGCGCTCACCGCATCGTGTTGGCCGCCTCCATCCCATACTTCCACGCCATGTTCACCAACGACATGGTGGAGTGTAAACAGGATGAGATCCTGATGCAGGGCATGGACCCCAG TGCTCTGGAGGCTCTCATAAACTTTGCGTACAGCGGTCACGTTGCCATCGATCAGCAGAACGTTCAGTCTCTTCTGATTGGCTCCAGTTTCCTACAGCTGCAGAACGTTAAGGACGCTTGCTGCTCATTCCTGCAGGAGAG GTTACATCCAAAGAACTGCCTGGGTGTGCGTCAGTTTGCAGAGACCATGATGTGTACGACACTGTACGACTCGGCCAACAGCTTCCTCCATCAGCACTTTGTAGAGGTGTCCTTATCTGATGAGTTCTTGAGTCTGAGGACGGAGGAGGTTCTGGAGTTGGTGGGCTGCGATGAACTCAACATCAAGGCAGAGGAACAG GTGTTCGAGGCGGTCCTGTCCTGGGTTTATCATGATCGTGGTCGCCGTGAGACTTTGCTACCAGAGCTGCTGTCAAAAATTCGACTGCCGCTGTGTCGACCTCAGTTCCTGTCAGACCGAGTTCAACAGGATGAACTCATACGCTGCTGCCACAAATGCAG AGACCTGGTGGACGAAGCCAAAGACTTCCACCTGATGCCTGAGCGCCGGCCTCACCTGCCCGCCTTCAAAACCCGACAGCGCTGCTGCACCTCTATCACAGGACTCATCTACGCCGTGGGCGGACTCAACAGCTCAG GCGACTCATTAAACGTAGTTGAGGTGTTTGATCCGATTGGGAACTTCTGGGAGCGCTGTCAGCCTATGAGGACGGCCCGCAGCAGAGTGGGCGTGGCTGTCATTAATGGGCTGCTTTACGCCATTGGAGGCTACGATGGCCAATCACGACTCAGCACAGTGGAGGTGTACAACCCCGAGACAGACAGCTGGACACGAGTATCGAGCATGAACACACAGCGCAG CGCCATGGGAACTGTTGTGATTGATGGGCACATCTTCGTGTGTGGTGGATACGATGGAAAGTCTTCTCTGAACTCAGTAGAGTGTTACTCACCTGAGACCGACAG GTGGACAGTTGTCACGGAGATGAGTGCCAGTCGTAGTGCTGCCGGGGTAACTGTTTTTGATGGGCGCATCTTTGTCTCGGGCGGCCATGATGGTTTACAGATCTTCAACACG GTGGAGTATTACAACCACCACACCAACCGCTGGCACCCAGCGGCGGCCATGTTGAACAAGCGCTGTCGTCATGGCGCCGCAGCGCTGGGCAGTCACATGTACGTGGCGGGTGGGTACGACGGCTCCGGTTTCCTGAGCGGAGCCGAAGTGTTCAGCTCAGCCTCGGGACAGTGGAGCCACCTGGTGGCCATGAACACGCGCCGCAGCCGGGTGTCGCTGGTGGCCACGTCTGGCCGGTTGTACGCAGTGGGCGGCTATGACGGACAGTCCAACCTGAGCTCTGTGGAGACGTGGAACCCAGACACGGAGCGGTGGAGCTTCATGGCCCCAATGGGGAGCCACGAGGGCGGGGTGGGCGTTGGCTGCATCCCCCTGCAGCCTGCCTag